In one window of Gossypium hirsutum isolate 1008001.06 chromosome A01, Gossypium_hirsutum_v2.1, whole genome shotgun sequence DNA:
- the LOC107916634 gene encoding NADH dehydrogenase [ubiquinone] 1 beta subcomplex subunit 2 — translation MGGGHGESTTYKGLTLHHPKRWHVVTGKGLCAVMWFWVLYRAKQDGPVVLGWRHPWEGHDDHSHGHGDKH, via the exons ATGGGAGGAGGCCATGGAGAGAGTACAACTTACAAAGGTCTAACTTTGCATCATCCAAAGCGATGGCATGTTGTCACCGGCAAAGGCTTGTGTGCCGTTATgtg GTTTTGGGTCTTGTACAGGGCTAAGCAAGATGGTCCTGTTGTATTG GGTTGGCGACACCCTTGGGAGGGCCATGATGATCATTCTCACGGTCATGGAGATAAGCATTAG